In Citrus sinensis cultivar Valencia sweet orange chromosome 4, DVS_A1.0, whole genome shotgun sequence, one DNA window encodes the following:
- the LOC102619230 gene encoding exocyst complex component EXO84A isoform X1: MSITSIVTTAQPRTSVSSSIGDSAELEGNLTLSDRLKAFKSSQFDPDAYVTSKSQHMNEKEIRHLCSYLVELKKASAEEMRRCVYANYAAFIRTSKEISVLEGQLLSMRNLLATQSALVQGLAEGARIDSLFAVTEDSDDEDISSLKNEGLSNMENWSVEFLETLEVLLAERRVDEALAALEEGQNTVREAKHRCTLSRSAIFSLQSAISEQRQKLADQLAGTICQPSTRGVELRSAVLALKKLGDGPRSHTLLLKSHHQRLQSYVQSLRSSSSLSGGALTATVSQLVFSTIAQAARDSLAVFGEEPAYSSELVTWAVKETEDFALLLERHILASAAAAGGLRVVTETIQICLGHCSLLEARGLALSPVILRSFRPSVEHALSAYLKRIEKSSAALAAADDWLLAYPPSGARPFSSTNSLNTAVGSQPKLSTSAYKFNALVQELLEDIGPLENLKLDGPALDGVFQAFNSYVSLLINALPGSTENEENLEGFTNKIVSMAETESQQVALLANASLLADELLPRAALKLLPLSSNRMEMTPRRASDRQNRFPEQREWKRKLQRLVDRLRDSFCRTHALDIIFTEDGEIRLNAEIYTCMDESMEEPEWFPSPIFQELFIKLTRMASIASDMFVGRERFATILLMRLTETVILWLADDQSFWAEIEEGPKPLGPLGLQQFYLDMEFVMLFSSQGRYLSRNLQQVIKNIIARAIEVVAATGIDPYSVLPEDDWFAEIAQIAIKMLSGKATFGDDEEDVISPTASV, translated from the exons ATGTCTATCACGTCAATCGTGACAACTGCACAGCCGAGGAcgtcagtttcatcaagtatAGGAGACTCCGCAGAACTCGAAGGCAATCTAACGCTTAGTGATCGCTTGAAGGCTTTCAAAAGCTCTCAATTTGATCCTGACGCCTACGTCACCTCCAAATCCCAGCACATGAATGAGAAG GAGATAAGGCACTTGTGCTCTTACCTTGTTGAATTGAAGAAGGCTTCAGCTGAGGAAATGCGTAGATGTGTTTATGCCAATTATGCGGCTTTCATTCG CACGTCGAAAGAGATTTCAGTTCTTGAGGGTCAGCTTCTTTCCATGAGAAATCTCCTGGCCACGCAGTCGGctctagttcaaggtctagCTGAAGGTGCTCGAATTGATTCCTTGTTTGCCGTTACCGAAGATTCAGATGATGAGGACATTTCTAGCTTAAAAAATGAGGGGCTTTCCAATATGGAAAATTGGTCGGTTGAGTTCTTAGAGACACTAGAAGTTTTGTTGGCCGAGAGGAGAGTAGATGAAGCCCTCGCAGCACTCGAAGAAGGACAAAATACGGTGAGAGAAGCTAAGCACAGGTGTACATTGAGCCGAAGCGCAATCTTCTCCTTGCAGAGTGCTATCTCCGAGCAGAGGCAAAAACTAGCTGATCAACTTGCAGGGACTATTTGCCAACCGTCTACTCGTGGTGTTGAGCTTCGTTCAGCTGTTTTAGCTCTGAAAAAACTTGGAGACGGTCCAAGATCCCATACATTGCTGCTTAAATCTCATCACCAGCGGCTTCAGAGCTATGTGCAGAGTCTTCGCTCATCAAGCAGTTTGAGTGGAGGGGCATTAACCGCTACCGTCTCACAGCTTGTCTTCTCAACAATTGCACAAGCAGCAAGGGATTCCTTGGCAGTTTTTGGTGAGGAGCCTGCATATTCATCTGAGCTTGTCACTTGGGCTGTCAAAGAGACTGAGGATTTTGCTCTTCTCCTCGAGAGGCATATTTTGGCCTCGGCAGCGGCTGCGGGTGGCCTCAGAGTAGTCACTGAAACCATTCAGATATGCTTGGGTCACTGTTCTTTGTTAGAAGCTCGCGGATTGGCTCTTTCTCCTGTCATATTGAGATCCTTTAGGCCTAGTGTTGAACATGCCTTAAGTGCTTActtaaaaagaattgaaaaaagCAGTGCTGCACTAGCCGCTGCAGATGACTGGTTGCTCGCTTATCCTCCATCCGGTGCACGACCTTTTTCTTCTACTAATTCGCTTAATACTGCAGTCGGATCGCAGCCTAAGCTTTCAACCAGTGCTTACAAATTTAATGCGCTAGTTCAG GAGTTACTGGAGGATATTGGGCCCCTTGAAAACTTGAAGTTGGATGGTCCTGCACTAGATGGTGTTTTTCAAGCATTTAACTCTTATGTCAGTTTGTTGATAAATGCACTGCCAGGTTCAactgaaaatgaagaaaacttGGAGGGTTTTACTAACAAAATTGTAAGCATGGCAGAGACTGAATCCCAACAGGTAGCTTTGCTAGCTAATGCTTCGCTGTTAGCAGATGAGCTGCTACCACGTGCTGCATTAAAGCTTTTGCCATTAAGCTCAAATAGAATGGAAATGACTCCAAGAAGAGCTTCAGACAGGCAAAATCGTTTTCCGGAGCAAAGGGAATGGAAGAGGAAGCTTCAACGCTTGGTTGATCGCTTGCGAGATAGCTTCTGCAGAACACACGCCCTTGATATCATCTTCACGGAAGATGGTGAAATCCGTCTAAATGCAGAGATCTACACATGTATGGATGAGAGCATGGAAGAGCCTGAATGGTTTCCATCTCCAATTTTCCAG GAACTTTTTATCAAATTGACCCGTATGGCAAGCATTGCATCTGATATGTTTGTGGGTAGGGAAAGGTTTGCAACTATTCTACTAATGAGACTGACGGAGACAGTGATCCTGTGGCTTGCTGATGATCAAAGCTTTTGGGCTGAGATAGAGGAGGGGCCAAAGCCTTTGGGTCCTCTTGGACTGCAACAG TTTTATTTGGATATGGAGTTTGTGATGCTTTTCTCATCCCAAGGCCGTTATTTATCTCGCAACTTGCAAcaagttattaaaaatatcattgcTAGAGCTATTGAAGTTGTAGCTGCAACTGGAATTGATCCATACAG TGTATTGCCAGAGGATGACTGGTTTGCAGAAATTGCTCAAATAGCAATAAAGATGTTAAGTGGGAAAGCCACCTTTggagatgatgaagaagatgttaTCAGCCCAACTGCATCTGTATAA
- the LOC102619230 gene encoding exocyst complex component EXO84A isoform X2, producing MPIMRLSFEYFVCSTSKEISVLEGQLLSMRNLLATQSALVQGLAEGARIDSLFAVTEDSDDEDISSLKNEGLSNMENWSVEFLETLEVLLAERRVDEALAALEEGQNTVREAKHRCTLSRSAIFSLQSAISEQRQKLADQLAGTICQPSTRGVELRSAVLALKKLGDGPRSHTLLLKSHHQRLQSYVQSLRSSSSLSGGALTATVSQLVFSTIAQAARDSLAVFGEEPAYSSELVTWAVKETEDFALLLERHILASAAAAGGLRVVTETIQICLGHCSLLEARGLALSPVILRSFRPSVEHALSAYLKRIEKSSAALAAADDWLLAYPPSGARPFSSTNSLNTAVGSQPKLSTSAYKFNALVQELLEDIGPLENLKLDGPALDGVFQAFNSYVSLLINALPGSTENEENLEGFTNKIVSMAETESQQVALLANASLLADELLPRAALKLLPLSSNRMEMTPRRASDRQNRFPEQREWKRKLQRLVDRLRDSFCRTHALDIIFTEDGEIRLNAEIYTCMDESMEEPEWFPSPIFQELFIKLTRMASIASDMFVGRERFATILLMRLTETVILWLADDQSFWAEIEEGPKPLGPLGLQQFYLDMEFVMLFSSQGRYLSRNLQQVIKNIIARAIEVVAATGIDPYSVLPEDDWFAEIAQIAIKMLSGKATFGDDEEDVISPTASV from the exons ATGCCAATTATGCGGCTTTCATTCG AATATTTTGTTTGCAGCACGTCGAAAGAGATTTCAGTTCTTGAGGGTCAGCTTCTTTCCATGAGAAATCTCCTGGCCACGCAGTCGGctctagttcaaggtctagCTGAAGGTGCTCGAATTGATTCCTTGTTTGCCGTTACCGAAGATTCAGATGATGAGGACATTTCTAGCTTAAAAAATGAGGGGCTTTCCAATATGGAAAATTGGTCGGTTGAGTTCTTAGAGACACTAGAAGTTTTGTTGGCCGAGAGGAGAGTAGATGAAGCCCTCGCAGCACTCGAAGAAGGACAAAATACGGTGAGAGAAGCTAAGCACAGGTGTACATTGAGCCGAAGCGCAATCTTCTCCTTGCAGAGTGCTATCTCCGAGCAGAGGCAAAAACTAGCTGATCAACTTGCAGGGACTATTTGCCAACCGTCTACTCGTGGTGTTGAGCTTCGTTCAGCTGTTTTAGCTCTGAAAAAACTTGGAGACGGTCCAAGATCCCATACATTGCTGCTTAAATCTCATCACCAGCGGCTTCAGAGCTATGTGCAGAGTCTTCGCTCATCAAGCAGTTTGAGTGGAGGGGCATTAACCGCTACCGTCTCACAGCTTGTCTTCTCAACAATTGCACAAGCAGCAAGGGATTCCTTGGCAGTTTTTGGTGAGGAGCCTGCATATTCATCTGAGCTTGTCACTTGGGCTGTCAAAGAGACTGAGGATTTTGCTCTTCTCCTCGAGAGGCATATTTTGGCCTCGGCAGCGGCTGCGGGTGGCCTCAGAGTAGTCACTGAAACCATTCAGATATGCTTGGGTCACTGTTCTTTGTTAGAAGCTCGCGGATTGGCTCTTTCTCCTGTCATATTGAGATCCTTTAGGCCTAGTGTTGAACATGCCTTAAGTGCTTActtaaaaagaattgaaaaaagCAGTGCTGCACTAGCCGCTGCAGATGACTGGTTGCTCGCTTATCCTCCATCCGGTGCACGACCTTTTTCTTCTACTAATTCGCTTAATACTGCAGTCGGATCGCAGCCTAAGCTTTCAACCAGTGCTTACAAATTTAATGCGCTAGTTCAG GAGTTACTGGAGGATATTGGGCCCCTTGAAAACTTGAAGTTGGATGGTCCTGCACTAGATGGTGTTTTTCAAGCATTTAACTCTTATGTCAGTTTGTTGATAAATGCACTGCCAGGTTCAactgaaaatgaagaaaacttGGAGGGTTTTACTAACAAAATTGTAAGCATGGCAGAGACTGAATCCCAACAGGTAGCTTTGCTAGCTAATGCTTCGCTGTTAGCAGATGAGCTGCTACCACGTGCTGCATTAAAGCTTTTGCCATTAAGCTCAAATAGAATGGAAATGACTCCAAGAAGAGCTTCAGACAGGCAAAATCGTTTTCCGGAGCAAAGGGAATGGAAGAGGAAGCTTCAACGCTTGGTTGATCGCTTGCGAGATAGCTTCTGCAGAACACACGCCCTTGATATCATCTTCACGGAAGATGGTGAAATCCGTCTAAATGCAGAGATCTACACATGTATGGATGAGAGCATGGAAGAGCCTGAATGGTTTCCATCTCCAATTTTCCAG GAACTTTTTATCAAATTGACCCGTATGGCAAGCATTGCATCTGATATGTTTGTGGGTAGGGAAAGGTTTGCAACTATTCTACTAATGAGACTGACGGAGACAGTGATCCTGTGGCTTGCTGATGATCAAAGCTTTTGGGCTGAGATAGAGGAGGGGCCAAAGCCTTTGGGTCCTCTTGGACTGCAACAG TTTTATTTGGATATGGAGTTTGTGATGCTTTTCTCATCCCAAGGCCGTTATTTATCTCGCAACTTGCAAcaagttattaaaaatatcattgcTAGAGCTATTGAAGTTGTAGCTGCAACTGGAATTGATCCATACAG TGTATTGCCAGAGGATGACTGGTTTGCAGAAATTGCTCAAATAGCAATAAAGATGTTAAGTGGGAAAGCCACCTTTggagatgatgaagaagatgttaTCAGCCCAACTGCATCTGTATAA